A part of Caldicellulosiruptor owensensis OL genomic DNA contains:
- a CDS encoding ISLre2-like element ISCow1 family transposase, with the protein MFDNIIAKIEELLNRFGEGIVEILRGEKDIAMYSMELKEKMDEIGKEMIKEACGLVDEIVRNEKKRKARYEVVRKDKRSIKTIFGDVEYIRTYYKNKEEGGYVYLADEILGIEKYQRIDKAVKAAIVEKVVEISYEKAAKEVLGEEKMTRQSVMNILRRIEAAQLDRIEHNKKGVAGSKKVVKELYIEADEDHISLQNGEGKIAKLAYINEGYKEEKGIVKRKELKGVHYFSSIKERPEDFWSKVSEYIEEHYETEKIEKIYLLGDGAAWIKEGLEWIVGAEFVLDRFHLMREVIKISGGDKNIFAGIVEALRDKDREKFEGLVAKAMEKAGEDKRALKRINESRRYIANHWDNIVLELDNRIIKGCSAEGHVSHVLADRMSSRPRGWSEQGAEVMVKLLSLKYNGVNLKEAYLKEICGKEEKEEKILKEIVRKNVKKIRKQIEETRNNVPILARGKVDLTFRVLKGLSTGDFLNAVVF; encoded by the coding sequence ATGTTTGATAATATTATAGCAAAAATAGAGGAACTTTTAAATAGATTTGGAGAAGGGATAGTGGAGATATTAAGAGGTGAGAAAGATATAGCGATGTATTCAATGGAATTGAAGGAGAAGATGGATGAGATAGGGAAGGAGATGATAAAAGAGGCATGCGGACTTGTAGATGAGATTGTAAGGAATGAAAAGAAGAGGAAGGCAAGGTATGAGGTTGTAAGGAAAGATAAGAGGAGCATAAAGACAATATTTGGAGATGTGGAATATATAAGGACGTACTACAAGAATAAAGAAGAGGGAGGGTATGTGTATTTAGCAGATGAAATTTTGGGGATAGAGAAATACCAAAGAATAGACAAAGCAGTCAAAGCAGCAATAGTTGAGAAAGTAGTGGAAATATCATATGAAAAAGCAGCCAAAGAAGTATTAGGAGAAGAGAAAATGACAAGACAAAGTGTAATGAATATTTTGAGGAGGATAGAGGCGGCTCAGTTAGATAGAATCGAGCATAATAAAAAAGGAGTTGCAGGCAGTAAAAAAGTGGTAAAAGAACTTTATATAGAGGCAGATGAAGATCATATTTCGTTACAAAACGGAGAAGGGAAGATAGCGAAGCTTGCGTACATAAATGAGGGATATAAAGAAGAGAAAGGGATTGTCAAAAGAAAGGAATTAAAAGGGGTGCATTATTTTAGCAGTATTAAAGAGAGACCAGAAGATTTTTGGTCAAAAGTAAGTGAATATATAGAGGAGCACTATGAAACGGAGAAGATAGAGAAGATATATTTGTTAGGGGATGGAGCGGCATGGATAAAGGAAGGGCTTGAATGGATAGTGGGTGCAGAATTTGTATTAGACAGGTTTCATCTAATGAGAGAGGTAATCAAAATAAGCGGTGGAGATAAGAATATTTTTGCTGGGATAGTAGAAGCATTGAGGGATAAGGATAGAGAGAAGTTTGAGGGATTGGTAGCTAAAGCGATGGAAAAGGCTGGAGAGGACAAAAGAGCGTTGAAGAGGATAAATGAAAGTAGGAGATATATAGCCAATCATTGGGATAATATAGTATTAGAGTTAGATAATAGGATTATAAAAGGATGTAGTGCAGAAGGGCATGTAAGCCACGTATTAGCAGATAGGATGAGTTCAAGACCAAGAGGATGGAGCGAACAAGGAGCAGAAGTGATGGTAAAGTTATTGAGCTTGAAGTATAATGGTGTAAACTTGAAAGAAGCATATTTAAAAGAGATTTGTGGCAAGGAAGAGAAAGAAGAAAAAATATTGAAAGAAATTGTGAGAAAAAATGTTAAGAAGATAAGGAAACAGATTGAGGAGACGAGGAATAATGTGCCAATTTTAGCAAGAGGAAAAGTTGATTTGACGTTTAGAGTACTGAAAGGCCTAAGTACTGGAGATTTCTTAAATGCAGTCGTATTTTAA
- a CDS encoding glycosyl hydrolase 53 family protein, which produces MDSLLDFHYSDFWADPGKQDKPKAWANLSFDELKQAVYQYTYDIIKMYKDQGALPDMVQVGNEVNGGMLWPDGKTWGEDAGGYDNFAELLKAGIRGVRDAAGPDNQVKIMIHLANGGDNELYRRVFDNLTQGGVEFDVIGLSYYPYWHGKLSDLIYNMNDISKRYNKEVVIAETAYAYTLENGDGLNNIFGTREAATAGYEPSVQNQALVIRNIANAVVQVPGGKGLGIFYWEPDWIPVEGAGWKTGEGNGWDNQAMFDFNGNALDSLYVFKMLNNIMIVDYKPVVVGTVPGEMPKLPAKITAVLSNGLTKEVDVTWDSIDPSKYAQTGSFEVCGHVEGSEVTPVAKVKVANLIQNSGFEDDLNGWNVEGQTGAANANSSAPVRSGNKKLNIWYGSPYNLVISQTITGLGQGKYTFKAWFVNTGSAQKRDIVIKDYGGQEIKIQIPQSAAWDAWTPAEINDINVTTGKCTISFEIAADSGFWCAIDDVLFYRQDPDIEKNIVSVQRLDITTEVGQKPQLPPTVMVVYDDDTSSEANVTWEAIDESKYSAIGEFTVTGVVEGTTLKAYAKVKVINSKNLVKNYSFEEGLKYWISEGNTNAVKTESGGHSGGTQLTHWSDKPYKVVTYQTIENIPNGIYIFRAFANGGGGQNANYLFVKDYGGEELRINMPTKWVAEWHKMVIANIKVTTGRVTIGLYSDSENAGGTWCNLDDVEFFKVADREFEISNANLQKDKGLIASVTVKQSEGIQHDGKEVVVFELLKGTTPISIVAVEKDIVGVEDFKAYFNVNDYLSTDYRVKVFVFDKFDTSLTVPNSLAEPIELR; this is translated from the coding sequence TTGGACAGCCTCCTTGATTTTCATTACAGTGACTTTTGGGCAGACCCAGGAAAACAAGACAAGCCAAAAGCATGGGCAAATCTTTCATTTGATGAACTAAAACAGGCAGTTTACCAGTATACTTATGACATCATAAAAATGTACAAAGATCAAGGTGCACTTCCTGACATGGTTCAGGTTGGAAATGAGGTTAATGGCGGTATGCTCTGGCCGGACGGAAAAACATGGGGCGAAGATGCTGGAGGATATGACAATTTTGCAGAGCTTCTAAAGGCAGGGATTAGAGGTGTAAGGGATGCAGCTGGTCCTGATAATCAGGTGAAGATTATGATTCACCTTGCTAACGGAGGGGACAATGAACTATACAGAAGAGTATTTGACAATTTGACGCAGGGCGGTGTTGAGTTTGATGTAATTGGACTTTCATATTACCCATACTGGCATGGAAAACTTAGTGATTTAATCTACAATATGAATGATATTAGCAAAAGATATAACAAAGAGGTAGTTATTGCAGAAACAGCGTATGCATACACTTTAGAAAATGGAGATGGACTGAATAATATCTTTGGCACAAGGGAAGCTGCAACAGCTGGGTATGAGCCATCAGTCCAAAATCAAGCACTGGTTATCAGAAACATTGCAAATGCTGTAGTACAAGTTCCAGGTGGCAAAGGACTTGGCATATTCTATTGGGAGCCAGATTGGATACCTGTTGAAGGTGCTGGCTGGAAGACAGGCGAAGGAAATGGATGGGATAACCAAGCTATGTTTGATTTTAATGGAAATGCTTTGGATTCTCTGTATGTGTTCAAGATGCTCAATAACATCATGATTGTAGATTATAAACCAGTTGTTGTTGGAACAGTTCCAGGTGAAATGCCAAAACTTCCTGCTAAAATCACAGCTGTTTTAAGCAATGGTCTTACAAAAGAGGTTGATGTCACATGGGACAGTATTGACCCGTCAAAATATGCCCAAACTGGTAGCTTTGAAGTTTGTGGGCATGTTGAAGGTAGCGAGGTTACACCTGTTGCAAAAGTAAAAGTAGCAAATCTTATACAAAATTCTGGCTTTGAAGATGATTTGAATGGATGGAATGTAGAGGGGCAAACTGGAGCAGCAAATGCAAATAGTAGTGCACCTGTCCGTTCTGGAAACAAGAAATTAAATATTTGGTATGGATCGCCATACAATCTTGTAATATCTCAAACAATTACAGGCTTAGGGCAAGGCAAGTATACATTTAAAGCATGGTTTGTTAACACTGGTAGTGCTCAAAAACGTGATATTGTAATAAAAGATTATGGTGGGCAGGAAATAAAAATACAAATTCCACAATCAGCTGCATGGGATGCTTGGACACCTGCTGAAATAAATGATATTAATGTTACAACAGGAAAGTGCACAATTTCATTTGAAATTGCTGCTGATTCAGGTTTTTGGTGTGCAATAGACGATGTTCTATTCTATCGCCAGGACCCAGATATCGAAAAGAATATAGTGAGTGTTCAAAGATTAGATATTACAACAGAGGTAGGGCAAAAGCCTCAGCTTCCGCCAACTGTCATGGTGGTTTATGATGATGATACATCCTCTGAGGCAAATGTTACATGGGAAGCTATTGATGAGAGTAAATACTCAGCGATTGGTGAATTTACTGTTACAGGTGTTGTAGAAGGCACAACCCTAAAAGCATATGCCAAAGTAAAGGTTATCAATAGCAAAAATCTTGTAAAAAATTATAGTTTTGAAGAGGGGCTAAAGTATTGGATAAGCGAAGGAAATACTAATGCTGTCAAAACTGAAAGTGGAGGGCATTCGGGAGGAACGCAGCTTACTCACTGGAGTGACAAGCCTTACAAGGTGGTCACATATCAAACAATCGAAAATATACCAAATGGTATATACATCTTCAGAGCCTTTGCAAATGGAGGCGGCGGCCAGAATGCTAACTACCTGTTTGTAAAAGACTATGGTGGAGAAGAACTGAGAATAAATATGCCGACCAAATGGGTCGCAGAGTGGCACAAAATGGTGATTGCAAACATTAAAGTTACCACTGGACGCGTTACAATAGGGCTTTATTCAGATTCAGAAAATGCAGGAGGTACATGGTGCAACCTTGATGATGTTGAATTTTTCAAAGTTGCTGACAGGGAATTTGAAATTTCAAATGCAAATCTGCAAAAGGATAAAGGACTTATTGCAAGTGTTACGGTAAAACAATCAGAAGGTATTCAGCATGATGGCAAAGAAGTTGTAGTGTTTGAACTATTAAAAGGGACAACTCCTATTTCAATTGTTGCTGTTGAAAAGGATATAGTAGGAGTTGAAGACTTTAAGGCTTACTTTAATGTAAATGATTATCTGAGCACTGACTACAGGGTAAAAGTATTTGTGTTTGACAAATTTGACACAAGTCTCACTGTTCCAAATAGCCTTGCTGAGCCTATTGAGCTTCGATGA
- a CDS encoding S-layer homology domain-containing protein: MKKGTRIASGILLVFVFLFSLLSVGFSAQEVILNSIPDKSPGEDVVISGQTVFDEIVVKVLRPNSTILYINTLKGKNFNDKVTLPADSPEGTYTVVAGKGSVVDIKTFNVVRKQSSLPSSSSEVLIPNTKEAENQAGVQPSQKEDIKQTDKTALPEITIDNSGIIRPKISQLSEERLDVKLDESSVTKALQMQVSKKKILTLDLKISKPLVQYNIALPSRVFTASFDVQEVLVNTDELSLKLPADLLKEKNIDNNKQIEILIKKVENSNIPSEIRAAVGKRPIYEIGFYQDLKKLNFERPTNSIKISIAYTPGVEELSGIENLVMLHINDDGKAEVVSNSKYVANSKRMVANVNSFSKFAVGYISKKFDDLKNYSWAEKAVSSLATRNIISGADQNSFRPQEYIKRGEFVKWLVNALGLDAQYSSNFEDVKKDSIYWREVAIAKALGIAKGYANKFKPEDYITREDMMVLVVRALEVANKPMVKTKSSLATKFYDSSDISSYAQDSISVLVANDLIKGNSKNQILPRKFATRAEAAQLLFRIFFKWE; this comes from the coding sequence ATGAAAAAAGGAACAAGGATAGCTTCAGGTATTTTGCTTGTTTTTGTGTTTTTATTCTCCTTATTATCTGTAGGATTTTCTGCCCAGGAAGTTATTTTAAATTCCATACCTGATAAAAGTCCAGGTGAAGATGTTGTAATTTCTGGGCAAACAGTGTTTGATGAGATTGTTGTCAAAGTATTGAGACCAAATTCTACCATACTTTATATAAATACACTCAAGGGAAAAAACTTCAATGACAAAGTTACTTTACCAGCAGACTCGCCAGAGGGTACTTATACGGTTGTGGCTGGTAAAGGTTCTGTTGTGGATATAAAAACTTTCAATGTAGTAAGAAAACAATCATCTTTACCCTCTTCCTCCTCTGAGGTTTTAATACCTAATACCAAAGAAGCTGAAAATCAGGCAGGTGTACAGCCATCTCAAAAGGAAGATATTAAACAAACTGATAAGACTGCTTTGCCTGAAATTACAATTGATAATAGTGGGATAATTAGACCCAAAATATCTCAGCTGTCAGAGGAAAGGTTAGATGTTAAATTAGATGAGTCTTCAGTAACAAAAGCTCTGCAGATGCAGGTGTCAAAAAAGAAAATTTTAACGTTAGATTTGAAAATCAGCAAACCTTTAGTGCAGTACAATATTGCGCTTCCATCGAGAGTATTTACAGCTTCTTTTGATGTACAGGAAGTTTTAGTTAATACAGATGAATTAAGCCTGAAACTTCCAGCTGACTTATTAAAGGAAAAGAACATAGACAATAACAAGCAAATTGAGATATTGATAAAAAAAGTAGAAAATTCTAATATACCTTCAGAGATTCGCGCGGCAGTTGGAAAAAGACCAATATATGAAATTGGGTTTTATCAAGATTTGAAAAAGTTGAATTTTGAAAGACCTACAAATTCTATAAAAATATCTATTGCTTATACTCCTGGAGTAGAAGAGCTGAGCGGTATTGAAAACTTGGTAATGCTGCATATAAATGATGATGGGAAAGCAGAGGTTGTATCAAATAGCAAATATGTTGCTAATTCTAAACGTATGGTTGCGAATGTAAACAGTTTTAGCAAGTTTGCAGTGGGATATATTAGCAAAAAATTTGACGATTTGAAGAATTATTCGTGGGCTGAAAAAGCTGTGTCTTCCCTGGCCACGAGAAATATAATAAGTGGTGCTGACCAAAATAGTTTTAGACCTCAAGAATATATAAAGCGAGGAGAGTTTGTCAAGTGGCTGGTAAATGCTCTTGGTCTTGATGCTCAGTATTCTTCGAACTTTGAAGATGTTAAAAAAGATAGTATCTACTGGCGTGAAGTTGCAATTGCAAAAGCACTTGGCATTGCAAAAGGTTATGCGAATAAGTTTAAACCAGAAGATTATATAACAAGGGAAGATATGATGGTTCTTGTAGTAAGAGCGTTGGAGGTTGCAAACAAACCAATGGTAAAAACAAAAAGTAGCCTTGCAACTAAATTTTATGATTCATCTGATATATCTTCGTATGCTCAAGATAGTATTTCTGTTTTGGTTGCAAATGATTTAATAAAAGGAAATAGCAAAAATCAAATACTGCCTCGAAAGTTTGCAACTCGTGCGGAAGCAGCTCAGCTTTTGTTCAGGATATTTTTCAAATGGGAATAA
- the pulA gene encoding type I pullulanase: MVKYFESKRFISLLMVVLFIATLIFPISILGADEKTTLIIHYYRYNGDYQGWNLWIWPVEPVGAEGKAYEFTSKDDFGVKAVVELPGKVTKVGIIVRKGNWEAKDVAFDRFISGISGSKEVWLIEGEEQIYTSQPQKTPKMTAFVDGLNTIVVRLAKKADILSNNKTQGFKVTAFYDEVPIKKVEPVLPKINKNFKPEDAGYELIDGGTKVRFILKPGAGDFKFTDTSGKLDVYVSGTMNDWGGTASSEGKYKPLPAWKMTWNAQKGYYELVKELGKDGVVIGAKFKFTSWDGTSAKWYPDGMGNDKVIEELYTGNEKITKVDTFKITTEDELEPQVPYVVSKDGFKPTVAQARNILDNPKYYYKGNDLGCTYTKAYSAFRLWAPTAIGVVLRLYDDYKTTKYKEYEMEQSVNGTWYLKINGDLKGKYYQYEVWHASNSITDDTIRKYVVPDPYSRATSANSERTLIFDPKDTNPVGWEKDTFVTLKNQEDAIIYETHVRDFTIDASSGIRPEFRGKYLGFTQTGTKGPNGVKTGIDHLKELGITHVHLLPTYDFGSVDETNTDKGYNWGYDPVLYQNVEGSYATNPNTIARIKEYKQMVMALHKAGIGIIQDVVFNHTFQIGDAKFSIFDKVVPGYFYRKDKDGNYSNSSGCGNEIATEKPMVRKFIIDTLTYLTKEYHIDGFRFDLMAAIDRVTMAKAQEEVRKINPSAVIYGEGWLAGSTPLDSSLRMEIGSFNQAGLHIGLFNDRIREAIRGNLDNESKGFMQGNYSYRLDDLKRGIQGGLGDFATDPDECINYVSAHDNLTLWDKLQKSVPNEPDYIKDKMGRLANAIVLTAQGVPFLHGGVEFNRTKFMNHNSYNAGDKINKYDWNLKVKWYNTFKYYQGLIALRKAHPAFRMTTAEDIQKYLTFIQTPKGTLGFRLTYPKDTWNDIIVVYNSTKKVQEITLPGGNWVVVANGDEVGTTPIKKFTNYVTGKALVAPISMFVAYKSDEFPQGFVKVVGKDPVSLERATTILTPKVYGTGNVAVTFNVKVPVGTDDDVIYLAGSFGKAGLFDWNPGDKDGAIELVKTAQGIYTVTLKLNNGDTFEYKYTRGSWSTVEKGANKEEIENRKFTVKDDGSGKMTINDIVLNWADK, from the coding sequence ATGGTGAAATATTTTGAGAGCAAACGTTTTATAAGCCTTTTGATGGTGGTTCTATTTATTGCTACTCTTATTTTTCCAATTTCTATTCTAGGGGCAGATGAAAAAACAACTCTCATCATTCACTACTACAGGTACAATGGAGACTATCAGGGTTGGAATTTGTGGATATGGCCTGTTGAGCCAGTTGGTGCAGAAGGCAAAGCTTATGAGTTTACTTCCAAGGATGACTTTGGAGTAAAAGCAGTAGTTGAACTTCCTGGGAAGGTAACAAAAGTAGGTATCATAGTTAGAAAAGGTAACTGGGAAGCAAAAGATGTTGCCTTTGACAGGTTCATCTCAGGAATCAGCGGTTCAAAAGAGGTTTGGCTGATAGAAGGTGAAGAGCAAATCTATACATCTCAGCCTCAGAAAACTCCGAAAATGACAGCTTTTGTTGATGGTCTTAATACGATCGTTGTAAGGCTTGCAAAGAAAGCAGACATTCTTTCGAATAATAAAACTCAAGGTTTTAAAGTGACAGCTTTTTATGATGAAGTTCCTATCAAAAAGGTTGAACCAGTTTTGCCGAAGATAAACAAGAATTTTAAACCAGAGGATGCAGGGTATGAGTTAATTGATGGCGGCACAAAAGTGAGATTTATATTAAAACCTGGTGCAGGTGATTTTAAATTTACAGACACATCTGGCAAGCTTGATGTATATGTCTCTGGAACTATGAACGACTGGGGCGGAACGGCTTCTTCTGAAGGAAAGTACAAACCACTTCCTGCATGGAAAATGACATGGAATGCACAGAAAGGTTACTATGAACTTGTAAAAGAGCTTGGCAAAGACGGTGTTGTAATTGGTGCTAAGTTCAAGTTCACCTCATGGGATGGAACATCTGCAAAGTGGTATCCAGATGGAATGGGAAATGACAAGGTTATTGAAGAGCTTTACACAGGTAATGAGAAGATAACAAAGGTTGACACTTTTAAAATCACAACTGAAGATGAGTTGGAACCACAGGTTCCTTATGTTGTGTCAAAAGATGGCTTCAAACCAACAGTTGCACAGGCAAGAAATATTTTAGACAATCCAAAGTATTATTATAAAGGCAATGACTTAGGATGCACATATACAAAAGCTTATTCAGCGTTCAGACTTTGGGCTCCAACAGCAATTGGAGTTGTATTGAGACTTTACGATGACTATAAGACTACAAAATACAAAGAGTATGAGATGGAGCAGTCTGTTAATGGAACATGGTATCTTAAGATAAATGGAGATTTGAAAGGTAAATACTATCAGTATGAAGTTTGGCATGCTTCTAACTCTATAACCGACGATACAATCAGAAAATATGTTGTGCCAGACCCATATTCAAGAGCAACATCTGCAAATTCTGAAAGGACTTTAATCTTTGACCCCAAGGATACAAACCCTGTTGGCTGGGAAAAAGATACTTTTGTGACGCTAAAAAATCAAGAGGATGCAATAATTTATGAGACGCACGTGAGAGACTTTACAATAGATGCTTCAAGTGGAATAAGGCCGGAGTTTAGAGGCAAGTACTTAGGATTTACTCAAACGGGAACAAAAGGACCAAATGGCGTAAAGACAGGTATTGACCATTTGAAAGAACTTGGCATAACCCATGTTCATTTGCTTCCAACATATGACTTTGGTTCGGTAGATGAGACCAATACTGATAAAGGATATAACTGGGGATATGATCCTGTTTTATATCAAAACGTTGAAGGGTCCTATGCTACAAATCCAAACACAATTGCGAGGATAAAAGAGTACAAACAAATGGTCATGGCACTGCACAAGGCTGGCATAGGTATTATCCAAGACGTTGTTTTTAATCACACATTTCAAATAGGCGATGCAAAATTTTCTATATTTGACAAGGTAGTACCAGGGTATTTTTACAGAAAAGACAAAGATGGAAACTATTCAAATAGCTCAGGTTGTGGCAATGAAATTGCAACAGAAAAGCCGATGGTAAGAAAGTTTATAATTGATACCTTGACATACCTTACAAAAGAGTATCACATAGACGGTTTTAGATTTGACTTAATGGCAGCAATAGATAGAGTTACAATGGCAAAAGCTCAAGAAGAAGTGAGAAAGATAAATCCATCGGCAGTTATCTATGGAGAAGGATGGCTTGCAGGTTCAACACCGCTTGATAGCTCACTTAGAATGGAAATAGGCTCATTTAATCAGGCAGGCCTTCACATAGGGCTCTTTAATGACAGAATCAGAGAAGCAATCAGAGGCAATCTTGACAATGAATCTAAAGGATTTATGCAAGGTAACTATTCATATAGGTTAGATGATCTCAAGAGAGGAATTCAGGGTGGACTGGGTGATTTTGCGACAGACCCGGATGAATGTATAAACTATGTTTCAGCACATGACAATTTAACTTTATGGGATAAACTTCAAAAAAGTGTACCAAATGAACCGGATTATATCAAAGATAAGATGGGAAGACTGGCAAATGCAATTGTTTTGACAGCACAGGGTGTTCCGTTCTTGCATGGCGGTGTTGAGTTCAACAGGACAAAGTTTATGAATCATAACTCATACAATGCAGGCGATAAGATTAACAAATATGACTGGAACTTGAAAGTAAAGTGGTACAATACTTTTAAGTACTATCAAGGTTTAATTGCTCTAAGAAAAGCTCATCCAGCCTTCAGAATGACAACTGCAGAAGACATACAGAAATATCTTACATTTATCCAAACACCGAAAGGAACATTAGGATTTAGACTCACATATCCAAAAGATACATGGAATGACATAATTGTTGTTTATAACTCAACAAAGAAGGTACAAGAGATAACATTACCAGGAGGAAACTGGGTTGTTGTTGCAAATGGAGATGAGGTTGGCACAACACCAATTAAGAAGTTTACAAACTATGTTACTGGCAAGGCACTGGTTGCACCAATTTCCATGTTTGTTGCATACAAGAGCGATGAATTCCCACAGGGCTTTGTGAAGGTTGTTGGTAAAGACCCAGTTTCACTTGAAAGAGCAACAACCATTTTAACACCAAAAGTCTATGGAACAGGTAATGTGGCTGTTACATTTAATGTGAAAGTTCCAGTTGGTACAGATGATGATGTTATATACTTGGCAGGTTCGTTCGGAAAGGCTGGGCTTTTTGACTGGAATCCAGGCGACAAAGATGGCGCAATCGAACTTGTAAAAACAGCGCAAGGAATATATACCGTTACTTTAAAGCTCAACAACGGTGATACTTTTGAGTACAAATACACAAGAGGCAGCTGGTCGACTGTTGAAAAAGGTGCAAACAAAGAAGAGATAGAAAACAGGAAATTTACAGTAAAAGATGATGGTAGTGGAAAGATGACTATAAATGATATTGTTCTAAATTGGGCTGATAAATAA